One window of the Pieris brassicae chromosome 4, ilPieBrab1.1, whole genome shotgun sequence genome contains the following:
- the LOC123708410 gene encoding X-box-binding protein 1 gives MNAPFIITVPNYVTMEDEDSDVVDVAPATPSRKRRLDHLTWEEKMQRKKLKNRVAAQTSRDRKKAKMDEMESKINHFMAINERLVKEVEDLKAMNERLLSENTSLKTAARTVAKAPGPAASPQQKEGPSPAIRAARLLLTMCLISQTSSHTSSPTNTSTPCISSLTPFSKKLMQALQERVKMNRTEKVENVLKELKWWGPQQSTWNPVKVIS, from the exons ATGAACGCACCGTTCATTATCACCGTGCCCAACTACGTGACGATGGAGGACGAAGATTCTGATGTTGTGGACGTGGCTCCAGCCACGCCGTCCAGAAAACGAAGACTAGACCATCTCACGTGGGAAGAGAAGATGCAAAGAAA AAAATTGAAAAACCGCGTCGCAGCACAAACATCTCGAGATCGTAAAAAGGCAAAGATGGATGAGATGGAGAGTAAAATCAATCACTTCATGGCTATCAATGAGAGACTGGTGAAAGAG GTCGAAGATTTGAAAGCGATGAACGAGCGTCTGCTAAGCGAGAACACATCACTGAAGACGGCGGCGCGGACCGTCGCGAAGGCCCCAGGACCAGCAGCGTCACCTCAGCAGAAGGAGGGGCCTTCGCCGGCGATCCGCGCGGCACGTCTGCTTCTGACGATGTGTCTAATCTCGCAGACATCCTCGCACACCTCGAGTCCGACGAATACCTCGACACCTTGCATCAGCTCGCTGACTCCCTTCTCAAAGAAATTGATGCAGGCGCTGCAGGAGCGAGTCAAGAT GAATCGAACGGAGAAAGTAGAAAATGTTCTGAAGGAGCTCAAGTGGTGGGGACCACAACAAAGCACATGGAATCCAGTGAAGGTGATATCTTAG
- the LOC123708409 gene encoding COP9 signalosome complex subunit 5, giving the protein MASTSADSQSTIAQKTWALANNIETVSSVDEIYRYDKKQQQDILAAKPWEKDPHFFKDIKISALALLKMVMHARSGGTLEVMGLLLGKVDANTMLVMDSFALPVEGTETRVNAQAQAYEYMTAYIEAAKQVGRHENAIGWYHSHPGYGCWLSGIDVSTQMLNQNFQEPFVAIVIDPVRTISAGKVCLGAFRTYPKGYKPANEEPSEYQTIPLNKIEDFGVHCKQYYSLEVSYFKSSLDRRLLDSLWNKYWVNTLSSSSLITNSEYTTGQIFDLSDKLEQSEVSLGRGGFIVAGADPHEKRTEDKLGKATKDACKTTIEVIHGLMAQMIKDRLFNSVSGKPSSSATPMIE; this is encoded by the exons ATGGCGTCTACTAGTGCCGATTCCCAATCTACAATAGCTCAAAAAACATGGGCATTGGCCAATAATATTGAAACTGTATCGAGCGTTGACGAAATATATCGATAtgataaaaaacaacaacaagATATTTTGGCAGCTAAACCATGGGAAAAAGA ccCACATTTCTTCAAAGATATAAAGATATCGGCTTTAGCATTATTGAAGATGGTTATGCATGCTCGGTCTGGTGGTACATTAGAAGTCATGGGTTTATTACTTG GTAAAGTAGATGCTAATACAATGTTAGTGATGGACTCATTTGCATTGCCAGTAGAAGGGACTGAGACCAGAGTAAATGCTCAAGCTCAAGCCTATGAATATATGACTGCCTATATTGAAGCTGCAAAACAG GTTGGAAGACATGAGAATGCTATTGGCTGGTATCATAGTCATCCTGGCTATGGCTGTTGGCTGTCTGGTATTGATGTCTCTACTCAAATGTTAAACCAGAACTTCCAAGAACCATTTGTTGCCATTGTAATTGACCCAGTTAGAACTATTTCCGCAGGAAAAGTATGTCTTGGTGCTTTCAGGACCTATCCCAAG GGTTACAAACCAGCCAATGAAGAGCCATCGGAGTACCAAACTATTCCTTTGAACAAAATAGAAGATTTTGGTGTTCATTGTAAACAGTATTACTCTCTTGAAGTGTCATACTTCAAGTCTTCATTAGACAGAAGACTCTTGGACTCTTTATGGAATAAGTACTGGGTGAATACTCTAAGTAGCTCAAGCCTAATCACAAATTCAGAATACACTACTGGTCAGATATTTGATTTGTCTGATAAGTTAGAACAGAGTGAAGTTAGTTTAG GCCGTGGTGGTTTTATAGTAGCAGGAGCTGATCCTCACGAGAAAAGAACTGAAGATAAACTAGGCAAAGCGACAAAGGATGCTTGTAAAACAACCATTGAAGTTATACATGGTCTGATGGCACAGATGATCAAAGATAGGCTATTTAATAGTGTTAGCGGAAAGCCTTCGTCTTCTGCTACTCCTATGATAGAATAA